A window of Chitinophagales bacterium contains these coding sequences:
- a CDS encoding phytoene/squalene synthase family protein: MFSLFNTVSERCSRATTEEYSTSFASAIRLLHNDMRKPIYNIYGFVRFADEIVDSFHDHDKVTLLAEFKKDTYLAIERGISMNPILQSFQKTVNEYNIDHELIDAFFHSMEMDLTRTSYNEAGYQEYIYGSAEVVGLMCLYVFCEGNKELYKKLEAPARSLGAAFQKVNFLRDVKADFNGLSRVYFPGCDFNNFTAAEKKQIEEDIHRDFHKAYAGILKLPMKSRFGVYVAYKYYLSLFRKICKTGPAHILESRIRIPNYMKMMIVLRASLKNQMGLI, encoded by the coding sequence ATGTTCAGTCTGTTTAATACCGTCAGCGAACGCTGCAGCCGGGCCACTACGGAGGAGTACAGTACCTCTTTTGCGAGCGCGATCCGCCTGTTGCACAATGACATGCGTAAACCCATTTACAATATCTATGGTTTTGTACGCTTTGCGGATGAGATCGTAGATTCCTTTCATGATCATGATAAGGTAACCTTGCTGGCCGAATTCAAGAAGGATACCTATCTGGCAATTGAACGAGGGATCAGCATGAACCCGATCCTGCAGAGCTTTCAGAAGACAGTGAATGAGTACAATATTGACCACGAGCTGATCGATGCTTTCTTTCATAGCATGGAAATGGATCTGACCCGAACTTCTTACAATGAAGCCGGATACCAGGAATATATTTATGGTTCGGCTGAGGTGGTTGGATTGATGTGTCTTTATGTATTCTGCGAAGGGAATAAAGAATTATATAAAAAACTGGAAGCTCCGGCCCGGTCATTAGGGGCCGCCTTTCAAAAGGTCAATTTTTTACGGGATGTAAAGGCCGATTTCAATGGTCTTTCGCGTGTTTATTTTCCCGGATGTGATTTCAACAATTTTACCGCTGCCGAGAAAAAGCAGATTGAGGAAGATATTCACCGCGATTTTCACAAGGCCTATGCCGGCATTCTCAAGTTGCCCATGAAGTCCCGCTTTGGGGTCTATGTCGCCTATAAATATTACCTTTCCCTTTTCCGCAAGATCTGTAAAACAGGCCCGGCGCATATACTTGAATCAAGGATACGCATTCCGAACTACATGAAAATGATGATCGTGTTGCGGGCCAGTTTGAAGAATCAAATGGGATTGATCTGA
- the idi gene encoding isopentenyl-diphosphate Delta-isomerase, with the protein MDQDDIILVNEQDEQTGTSSKTLVHEKGWLHRAFSVFVFDKEGRMLLQRRAEGKYHCGGLWTNTCCSHPRPGELTETAAHRRLQEEMGFDTDLEEIFHFIYQAPFDNGLTEHEFDHVFAGEFDGRVEPDPEEVSEYQYLHLYKIAQMVKQNPEAFTPWFLLALPRVEEWWNKRYQRLLA; encoded by the coding sequence ATGGACCAGGATGATATTATATTGGTGAATGAGCAGGATGAACAGACCGGAACCTCTTCCAAGACCCTGGTACATGAGAAGGGGTGGCTTCACCGTGCATTTTCCGTCTTTGTATTTGATAAGGAAGGGCGTATGCTTCTGCAGCGCCGTGCCGAAGGAAAGTACCATTGTGGTGGGTTATGGACCAATACCTGTTGCAGTCACCCCAGGCCTGGCGAGTTGACTGAAACCGCCGCACACCGCCGGTTGCAGGAGGAAATGGGCTTTGATACCGACCTGGAAGAAATATTTCATTTTATTTACCAGGCTCCGTTTGACAATGGATTGACGGAACATGAGTTCGATCACGTCTTTGCCGGTGAATTTGACGGCAGGGTAGAACCGGATCCCGAAGAAGTTAGCGAATACCAATATTTACATTTGTATAAGATCGCACAAATGGTGAAACAAAACCCGGAGGCCTTTACGCCCTGGTTCCTTCTGGCTCTTCCCCGTGTAGAGGAATGGTGGAACAAGCGATACCAACGATTGCTCGCCTGA
- a CDS encoding beta-carotene hydroxylase translates to MTALFYVLVLISTFIIMEGVTWATHKYVMHGFLWYLHKDHHQVEPGFFEKNDAFFVIFAVPSMLLIYFGTFNHTWWMQAIGFGIMAYGFAYFMVHDVIIHQRFKWFARSKSTYVRAIRWAHKMHHKHLNKEEGESFGMLYVHRKYWEKVWRDKKLMAGKKVEYAPEAD, encoded by the coding sequence ATGACCGCATTATTTTATGTTCTGGTATTGATCTCTACGTTTATCATCATGGAGGGTGTCACCTGGGCCACCCATAAATATGTGATGCACGGGTTTCTTTGGTATTTGCATAAGGATCATCACCAGGTAGAACCTGGTTTCTTTGAAAAAAACGATGCCTTCTTTGTGATCTTTGCCGTGCCCAGTATGTTGCTTATTTATTTTGGTACTTTCAATCATACCTGGTGGATGCAGGCCATTGGTTTTGGGATCATGGCCTATGGTTTTGCCTATTTTATGGTCCATGATGTGATCATTCACCAACGGTTCAAGTGGTTTGCCCGCAGCAAAAGCACCTATGTACGCGCTATTCGCTGGGCGCACAAAATGCACCACAAGCACCTGAATAAGGAGGAAGGCGAGAGTTTTGGCATGTTGTATGTTCACCGGAAATACTGGGAGAAAGTATGGCGTGACAAAAAACTAATGGCCGGTAAAAAAGTGGAATATGCCCCAGAGGCCGACTGA
- a CDS encoding mechanosensitive ion channel family protein, giving the protein MKQEHIIEIIAALIGSIIIGWLVKKLIFPFLYKLTTRTKWKSDDLIVESVGKWVIFWFFLAACVYIFPIGMEYLPFVKRNEHILRNVIGGIYIFTLTWVAARIVGGMLQIRSQRDGSEIPSTSILANIARVVVYCVGLILILQNFGVAIGPLLTALGVGGLAVALALQPTLSNLFSGLQIIASGKVNIGDFVQLEGGQKGFIKDITWRNTTIQTGQNNVIIVPNSKMADSIVENFFLTDRKLLFNVPVGVGYDSDLDKVERVSIEVARLVLANHAGGIKDFEPFVRFYQFGPSSIDLKVFLQVEEYADQFLITSEFIKVLRNRYASEGIEIPFPIRTIIQKQDAVIR; this is encoded by the coding sequence ATGAAGCAGGAACATATCATAGAGATCATCGCCGCATTGATTGGCAGTATTATTATTGGTTGGCTTGTCAAGAAACTGATCTTCCCCTTTTTGTATAAACTCACCACGCGCACCAAATGGAAGAGTGACGACCTGATCGTGGAAAGTGTGGGTAAATGGGTGATCTTCTGGTTCTTTTTAGCTGCTTGCGTCTATATTTTCCCCATCGGCATGGAGTACCTGCCTTTTGTAAAAAGGAATGAGCACATTTTACGGAATGTGATTGGGGGCATTTATATATTCACACTTACCTGGGTTGCGGCAAGGATAGTAGGAGGCATGTTACAGATTCGTTCGCAGCGAGACGGAAGTGAGATACCCTCCACCTCAATTTTGGCCAATATTGCAAGGGTGGTGGTGTATTGTGTGGGATTGATCCTGATCCTGCAAAATTTTGGCGTAGCGATAGGTCCTTTGTTAACAGCCCTCGGAGTTGGAGGTTTGGCAGTAGCCCTGGCCTTACAGCCAACTTTGTCGAATTTATTTTCCGGTTTACAGATCATTGCTTCGGGTAAAGTGAATATTGGCGATTTTGTGCAATTGGAAGGGGGGCAGAAAGGGTTTATAAAAGACATCACCTGGAGGAATACTACGATCCAGACAGGGCAGAACAATGTGATCATCGTACCCAATAGTAAAATGGCGGATTCAATTGTTGAGAATTTCTTTTTGACCGACCGAAAATTGCTTTTTAATGTTCCCGTGGGAGTGGGTTATGATAGTGACCTGGATAAAGTGGAACGTGTATCCATTGAAGTAGCTCGTTTAGTATTGGCCAATCATGCAGGAGGTATCAAAGATTTTGAACCATTTGTTCGGTTTTACCAGTTTGGCCCAAGTAGTATTGACCTCAAAGTGTTTCTCCAGGTAGAGGAGTATGCTGATCAATTCCTGATCACTTCTGAATTTATTAAGGTATTACGGAATCGGTATGCCTCTGAAGGCATTGAAATACCGTTTCCTATTCGTACGATTATACAGAAGCAGGATGCGGTGATAAGGTAA